A genomic segment from Salvia splendens isolate huo1 chromosome 13, SspV2, whole genome shotgun sequence encodes:
- the LOC121760572 gene encoding serine/threonine-protein phosphatase 7 long form homolog — protein METSSSSGQLLYGPEDPSLLNMQKHHISHKLMKEGTTQVFKVRRTESKTWDVEIHENVRYWLDVFGFKGVIDCRKPMKVDNEMITALFERWRPETHTFHLPIGDATITLEDVQAIWGLRAEGRVFTGRDYHDNFPDWTNKCRDLLGWIQILSQRQSKAVC, from the coding sequence ATGGAGACTTCAAGTTCTAGCGGGCAATTATTATATGGACCCGAAGACCCGTCCTTGCTAAATATGCAGAAACATCACATTTCACATAAACTCATGAAAGAGGGCACAACCCAAGTATTTAAGGTCCGAAGGACAGAAAGCAAGACTTGGGACGTCGAAATTCACGAGAATGTTAGATATTGGCTTGACGtctttggtttcaaaggcgtgatCGATTGTAGGAAGCCCATGAAGGTGGACAATGAGATGATCACGGCGTTGTttgagcgttggaggccggAGACGCACACTTTCCATCTACCGATCGGTGATGCGACGATcaccttggaagatgtgcaagccaTTTGGGGCTTGAGGGCGGAGGGTCGCGTCTTCACAGGGCGTGACTATCATGACAACTTTCCTGATTGGACCAACAAGTGCCGCGatctgttgggatggatacaGATACTTTCACAGAGACAAAGCAAGGCGGTTTGCTGA